In the genome of Achromobacter sp. MFA1 R4, the window TCAATCGAACAACGGCCCTCGACAGTCAGCATGTACTGGTCGGTGATGCCGTTGTAGAAGACGATGCGCCGGTTCACTTCGAAGTTGTCAGCAGCCTTGGACAGGTTGCGGCTGGCGACTCGGGCGTCATCGTCGCAAGCTGCAAGCAAGGCAACCAGCGGCAGCACCACTAAGAGCTTCTTCATCATTTCTCCAGGTTCTTGAAACTGCCAGAACCCGGATGGGTTGGCATTCAGAAGAATCTGGGGCAACGCACCACCTGGCTACTCCCGCTCATCGCGGCTCCAGATAGTGCGCTGCCTCTTCAATCCCGTGCACGCCCTGTGCGATCCCCACTTGGGATCAAGGCGTGTCGGTGATAGCCCCCGGTCTATGCATTCAGGCGTGGGGGATTGCCACCTGCGCTTAACGGCCTTGCGGCTTTAGGCGTATTCCATGGCTTTCTGGTTGTTAAAGAGCGGTCTTGCTACATCCGATCCGCCTGCCGGGCCTTTGGCTCAAGGGCTGCGTGTGGTTTGCTGCGTTGAATAAATCTTAGGCGACTAAGAGTCGTGCTGTCAAGAAAAACTTAGAAGACTAAGATTGACGGGCAAAAAAAGACCCGCTCATAGCGGGCCGATGGATCTTTAGCGGCTACCTCAGTCGTGGCGGAATGGAAGGCATCGCGCTCCCGAACATCAGCACGAAGCAACCAAACAGAACCACCAGGATCGTCACCACGGAGAAGACCTTTGCGATCATTGAAACTTCGCCACGGCCAAGCATGTCCACCATGCGGGTGAAGATGTAGGCCCCCATCATCAAGCCGATTATCGGTATCACTCTATCCCCCCTGTTGAACTGTTTGCTGATTGTAAGGGTAGACGGGTGAGTACCAACAAAAAAGCCACCCGGAGGTGGCTTCTTTGGTCACTTTCGCTGAGGCGGGTCGGATTGCTGCTTTGCTTTGCGCTTGGCACCAATCACGAAGGCAGACACAAGCCCCAGAACAGTGGTGCCACCAACAATGCTCGCGACCCAATAATGCCCTGCCATGGCGAGTGAGTAGGCAATGTGAAGGGCGTAGAGTCCGATAGACAAGCCTGCGACGATACCCCCAACGCGCTCGATGAACACGAAGGTATTGACCCGCTTTGTCTCTGACCGACGGAAATCGCCTTCTTTGGTGGCTTCCTGAAATACCCAATCGACTCGCTCAGGGTGAATCTCTCGCAATCGAGCAATTTGCTCAACAGGGAGGATGGGCGCGTCGGTGTCGTGCTGCGAAACTGTTAGATGCCGGTCTTTATCGCGCAACTGCGCGGTTGTTGATCGACCCATGTGCGTGTTTCTCCGCCTTCTCAGCTTGATTTCTTAGTGTTTTACCGGAAGAACGGACGTCCGCACGCAGGTTGTTCATGTCCCTGGCGCGGTCGCCGATCTTGGGACGGTCATAGCTAGCAAAGGCGCCAAACGCACCCATGATCGATCCGACGCCTATCAGCAGGTTCACTAGATGCTTCATGTGATGCTCCTGGGATGGGTTGGTGTCAAGCCCCATAATATAACCCAACATCCCACAAAGTCACGCTGCATCACACTGTATCCCACCGGGGCACACTGTTTCACACTGTTGACGAAACGATGTTACACGTGGGGGCCTGTTACGACCTCACCCACTGTCCCGCTTCATCATCCCGCAGGCGGGCGCCAGCCCACACGACCTGGCCCAGCACGCGTACTGGGTGGCCGTTCTCTAGCGGGATATCGGGGTAGGCGGGATTGAACGACCGTGCTACCCATCGTTGCGTCAACTTGTCGCGCGCCACGGTCTTCACGATCATCTTGCCGTCATAGTTGATGGCGTAGACGCCACCCGCAGCCAAGTCGCGGATGGTCAGGTTTTCATTCGGCACCACAAGCAGGGCGGCGCCGTCGCGGATCACCGGCTCCATGCTGTCGCCTTTGGCATAGACCACGCGTGCCTTACCGCCGTCAGCGCCAACTTCCTTTAGGAACGAGCGCCGGAACTGGATCATGCCGGTCTGTTCTTCGGTCTGGTTCTCAATCCCATCACCAGCGGCCAACCGGACGTCGGCCAGCTCGGGAACCTTCTCAAATTTGTCATTCGCAGCGTGCGGCTCGCCGGGACCGACATTTGCGATAACGCCAACCTGCGTGCTGATACGGACAGGAGCAGCCTTTTCAGCTTGGTGTGTCGTCTGGCCACCATCCCAAGGAGCTGGAGGCATTCCGCCAATCCGCATAGGGAACACGTCTTCGGCGGTATCCATGTCGACCAGGCCCCCAGGCTTGTGCTGCCGCAGTGGCGTGATGTTCGCACCGGCCGCGGAAGGGGCGGGATGCGACACCTTGATCCCTAGCTTCAGTTGGGCGATGGCCAATGCCAAAGCGCCTTGCAGGGCGCTCAATTGCGAGGGCGTTAAGGCTCGTACGTCCTGTTCTGAAATATCCGGGAAAGGCCACGGCGCCGTAGGCGGAACAACGGGAGCATCAGCCGCTCCATCAGGGCCGTTTCGCTTGGGCCCGGTACCGTCATACAACCACTGTGCATTGACTCTCAGCAGCGGCGCGACTTTCATGCACGTCGCCATATCCATGCCATTTGACCCATTGAACCAGTGGGTCGCGGCGCCGGACGAAGCGTCAGCAGCCTTCCATATGTCGGTTTTCGTCAGGCGAGGCTCGCCCGCGTCCGCACGGCGGGCCGCTTCTTCATTGAAGGCCTGCTTGATTCGTTCCTGAAAGGTCATCTTAGGATGCTAAACAAAAAACATCTTAGATGGCTTGCATTTAGAGTCTTAGTCATCTAAGATTTGTGTATGGACGAACACATCACCGACGCGCAAATCATCGATGCCCTAGGCGGTACCTCCGAGGTAGCTCGGCTATGTGAGGTCACACCTGGGGCCGTTTCCCAGTGGAAGACGGAAGGAATTCCCAAGCCTCGATTGATGTTTTTGAGGCTCGCACGACCCAAGGTTTTTAAGCACCTCCACCAGCAGGCCCGAGCTAACAGCTCCGTCGCTGTTGCTTCTTAGAGACAAAGTTGGGTTGTTGTTTTCCATGTGGTGAATCTTAGTTGCACCGCACAAGGGCCGAAAGGCTGAAAGAAATCAGATTTCAAGGTGACGCATGACCTGCCGCTATACCAACACTGACTGGCTCGACGTTCTGTACAACTGCGTGCGCAAGACGCCGGGTGGTGTTGCTGATGCGGCCCGCTTCCTGACGGAGCGCCGTGGCAAGTCGATCCACCCGGAAAGCCTGCGCGCCAAGCTCAAGCGTTCCGAGGGCGATGCGATCAGCGTGGAAATGGCTGGTCTGCTGTCGGAGTGGATGGAAGAGAAAGAGGGCGGCGTGGAATACGCGCACGACTGGTTCCTGGCCTTTGCTGCAGAGCAGGGCTTGGCGGTCGACTCGATTCCTCCCGCACCTACGAACGGTTGGGCCTGCGAACTGACCGCGATCCAGTCCAAGGTCATGCAGATCGGCGCCATTACGGGCAGCGTGCTTGGCGTGACGGCTGAGACGGTTGCAGACGGCAAGATCGACCAGTCCGAAGCTGACCGGATCGTCGAGTTCGTCCGCGACCTGCGCACCATGTGCCACCGCCTTGAGCGCAACGTCCTGCGCGCTGCGAGCAAGTAATGGAACGCCAGGTGTTCATCCTTTCTCACCCGCTGGCACGTCGCAATGCGGCTCATGCTTGCGCGGTCGCTCCTGACGGCTATCGGGTGGAGATCAAGGAGCGCACCAGGACCCTCGATCAAAACGACTTGCTGTGGTCGATCCTGACGGATCTGTCCAAGCAGGTTGACTGGTCCATCAACGGCAAGCTGGAAAAGCTGTCGCCGGAAGACTGGAAAGACATTCTGACCGCCAGCCTGGATCAGGAACACCGCATTGCTGAAGGCATCCGCGGTGGCTTCGTGATGCTTGGGCGCCGCACGAGCAAGATGGGCGTTCGCAAGATGAGCGAACTCATCAACTTCGCGCACTCGGTGGGCGATGAGAGGGGCGTCCAGTGGTCCCAAACCTCTATCGGGAGGGAAGCATGACCTGGAATTCCACCCTCAAGCGCTCGGCGCCGCTGCGGGCTAAGTCGGATCGCGGCCAAGGCCTCGGTCAGAAGGTTGCTGCTCACCTTGGTTTCCTGCGTCCTCTTGGCATGAAGGCCAGCTCGGTTATGCGTTCGGAGAAACATCGCCGGAATGTCGCCAGCTTGGATTGCGTCGTGTGTGGTCGCTTTGGCCCTTCGCAGTGCGCGCACGCCAACTTTGGCAAAGGGCTGGGCCTGAAGGCGTGTGATTCCCAAACGTTCCCCGCTTGCCCGGACTGCCATCGCCTTCACGACAGCGGTGGGATAAGCAAAGAAGCGCGTCGCAAGCTTGAGGTGGTCTACGTCGACCGCACCCGGGCCGAACTGATCTCGCGCAGCCTCTGGACCCCGGAAATCGAAGCAGCTTACCGGGCTGCCTACGAACCTTTGAAGAGGGCTGCGGAATGAAGACGTTCATCAAGTCTCACCTGATGGAAGGCTACTGCAGTGGCTTTATCCCCGCATGGTTTGTGCGGGTTGTTTTCTCGGCCTTGCGGCTGAGGGGGTACTGAAATGGCTGGCGATTGGATCAAGATGAGGACGTCTCTGCTGACCAACCCAAAGGTCAATGGGATCGCACGGTATCTGGAAGACTCCAGAGACGTCGCGCAGTCTCTTTCGACGGGTTACAGCGGAACCATGAACGAAATAGTTACGCGTAACGTTATGCGTCACGTAACGGTGTCGTCACTATTGGTGGTTTGGGGAGCCGCGAATGAGCACACCAAAGACGGAGTTTTCACCAACGCCGATCTTTCAGACATCGACGACATGGTTGGAATCCCTGGTTTTGGCAAGGCAATGCAAGCTGTGGGTTGGGCGGACTTTGATGATGAGTCGTACAGCGTAACGCTGCCTAACTTCACTGAATACAACACTTCTGGGGCTTCTCGGTCCGCTAATGCCAAGTCTGGAGCGGAGCGCCAGCGCGAGTATCGGCAGCGCAAAAAGGCGTCTGACCGTGACGAAATCGGTGACGTCACATGTGACGTAACGCGTGACCGCAGAGAAGAGAAGAGAAGAGAAGAAAAAGAAGAAAACACTTTGTCGGGCAAGCCCGACTCCGCGGATCCCAGAAAACCGGAATCCGAAGAAGTGAAGGCCTCGAATGCCGATGCTCGCGAAATCCTGTCCCATCTGAACGACCGAACCGGATGTTCGTATCGGGCGGTTGAGTCGAACCTTTCACTCATCCGTGCTCGCCTGGCCGAAGGCTACTCCGTCGCGGATGTGAAGGCCGTCATTGACACCAAGGCGGCCGAGTGGGGAGCAGACGACGAAATGTCCAAGTACCTGCGACCCGAGACCCTTTTCGGTGCCCGCAAGTTCTCCGGCTATGTCGGCCAGGTTGAGCGAACCGCTCCAGGCGCTGGCTGGTGGATCAAGGCCGGATTCGGCACCCCGTTTGAGGCGGAAAACGCTGGCTGCAGCGAGAAGACCGCGTACCTGTGGCGTGATGGCCACCGCATGGAGGCAACAGCATGAACGCCCAAGAACTGAGTCAACGCCTGGCAGATGACGCCCTGCGTATCGCGGAATACCTCCTGCCCGGTGGCAAGAAGGCCTCCGGCGAGTGGAAGGCCGGGAGTGTTTCCGGCGACGCGGGCGGTTCTCTGTCCGTCCGCCTGACTGGCACGAAGAAAGGCGTCTGGAAGGACTTCAACACGGGCGAATCGGGAGACCTGCTGGACTTGTGGGCTGCCGTCCGAATCCTGTCCATCGGCCAGGCTATGGCAGAAGCCAAGGCATTCCTCGGTATCCGAGACAGCATGCCGAAGAAGGATCTGCCGACCTACAAGCGTCCGGCTAAGCCTGCCGCCCATAAGCCGAAGCAACCCGTTCGGGACTGGCTGATGAGCCGCGGGCTGACCGAAGAGACCATCGTGGCCTTCCAGATCGCTGAGCAGGAGCGCAACGGCAAAGCCTACGCTGTCTTCCCGTACCTGCGTGAAGGCGAGTTCATCAACGCCAAGTACCGCTGTGTCTCGGACAAGAAGGACATGCGCCAGGAGGGCGGGGCGGAACCGTGCCTGTTCGGCTGGCAGTTGATCGATCCGAAGACCCGCAGCGTTGCGATCTTCGAAGGCGAGATTGACGCCATGACCGGCCACCAGATGGGGATCCCGTCCCTGTCGGTTAACGCTGGCGCCGGAAATCACCAGTGGCTGGACAACGATTGGGAGCGCCTGCAGCGTTTCTCGGAAATCTATCTCTGCTACGACAACGACGAAGCCGGGCAGAAGGGCGCTCGTGAAGTGGCGAACCGCCTGGGCTTGGAGCGCTGCAAGGTCGTGCTGTTCGACAAGGCCAAGGACGCCAACGACTACATGCTGGGTGGCGCAGAAGCGGCTGACTTCGACCACTGCTTCCGGGCAGCGCGTCCGTTCGATCCGGAAGAGTTGCGCCCGCTGTCTGACTTTTGGGGACAGGTGAAAGCGTCGTTCTGGCCGAGCGGAGATAAGGTCGTCGACCCGTGCCTGACCTTCAACGGCACCGACCAGACATGGTTTCAGTTTCGCCAAGGAGAGCTATCGGTCTGGACCGGCTACAACGGCCACGGCAAGTCGCTCCTGCTGAACCAGGTCCTGATCGGGCTGATGTGCCAGGGCGAACGAGTCTGCGTGTTCTCCGGCGAAATGACGCCAGTGAATCAAGGGCGTCGGATGACGAAGCAACTGACCGGCCAAGACCGCCCGGCCCAGGCATATTTCGACCATTGCGGCCAATGGCTGCAGGACAAGGCATGGTTGTTCAACCTGACCGGTACCGCGAGCATAGACCGCCTGCTGGAAGTGTTCCGATACGGATTTAAGCGCTACGGCATTCGCCATTTCGTCATCGACAGCTTGATGATGACCGATGTCCCGGAAGACGGAGCGGGCGCCATGTCTGCCCAGAAGGAAGCCATGCGCAAACTGGCAGGGTTCTGCCGCGAATTCGGTGTTCACCTGCACCTGGTGGCTCATCCGCGCAAGGGTGAGAACGAAAAGAAGAATCCTGGAAAGATGGACGTCGCTGGTAGCTCAAAGCTGACCGATGCCGCGGACAACGTGTTTTCGGTCTGGTCGGCGCAGAAGGAAGATGGCGAAGACCCGGACACTCCCGACGCGAAGCTGGAGCTTACCAAGCAGCGCAACGGCGAGACCCAGGCGCGCAGCCTGTACCTGTTCTTTAACCGCCAAGCCATGCAGTTCACCACCAACCCGCAGCGGCGGCCATACACCTACGTCCAATACTCGGGCGTACCGGAAATGGTTTGAGCCTGGGAGATCCACATGCCCCCGAGAAACTACACCTACCCCTCGATCCTGGAAGCCCTCGAAGAACGCGGCGACATGACGCACCGCGAGCTGACCCAGGATCTGAAATGCAGCCCTGTAACGGTTCACGCCAACCTGCGCAAGCTTCGCGACGACGGGAAGATCCATATCTGCGACTGGCTGCCGCCGAAAGGGAAGGGGCCACGGACGCCGGTCTATCGCTACGGATATGGACGAGACGCCAATAAGGTTGTTCAAAGCAACGAGGACCGGAACCTCAAGAAGTTGGCCTGGGTTAAGGCGCGTGCAATGCGTCAAAAGCTGGCGGAGTGCCAAGCCAACCCATTCTCTACCTGATTGCCCAGGTGACGGCATGAAGCAAATGGACGTCGCTCTGGATCCGATGGCCGGAACGGGCCGCATGGCCACTCTTGCAATTGATCCCGGCCCTCAGCAGTCAGGCTGGTGCTACATGCGCGGAAACGAACTCTTGGATTCCGGTGTGTGGACGAACGAGGACATGCTTGACTTCGTCCAGCACCGCCAGTTCCAGATAAATCCGACTCGGCTGGCGGTTGAGATGATCGCCAGCTATGGCATGCCCGTCGGGAAGGACGTTTTCGAGACCTGCCTTTGGATTGGTAGATACGTCCAAGCGTGGCACAACCCGATGACAGTCCGGCTGGTCTACCGCAAGGACGTAAAGATGCATTTATGTGGCACTAACACCGCTAAAGACTCAAATGTGAGGCAGGCAATCATCGATCTGTACCCAGCAACAGGAGGCGGCGCGACTCCGCAAATCGGCATCAAAGCCAAGCCCGGGCCTTTGTATGGAGTTTCCAGTCATGCATGGCCCGCAATCGGCGTGGCTCTCACCGTTCAAGCGCAACGGCCGCAAGCATGAATGCGGAGATTACGACCCCTATTCGCCGCATGGGATGCGGAGATAAACCGTCCAATCCAAGGGTATGAACATGGCAATTCCAAGAAGCGTTGAAGATTCGAACAAGCAAATGCGCCGGGCTGCGGTAGAGAAGCTGCGCCTGGAGTTCGGGGTGAAGATAAGCGCGCACGACAACTGCGCACCCAGGATTGCGGACGCCATTCGAAGGATCGAACCTGGTCTGCAATCAAGCGATCCCATGACTGTGATCCGGGCCTGGGTCGCTATCAAGCCTTCTGACGTGGTGCCGTCGCGCCTGCTTTCCGAAACGGGGCGCGAGTACAAGTTTGGCCGGGATATGCGCCATGCCGCGGCTCGTTTGCAGGCGATGCGTATGCCGACCCCGGTCAGCATGAGCAGCAAGGTGCTGTATAGCCCGGAGTTCGCGTAATGGGCGCCCTTCTGCCGAAGTGGGCGATGGGTGACCCGGCAATCGTGTACGAGCGGTTGGAAGAACTCCGAAGTCGACCACAGAAATCCCGGCTCAGTCGGCAGGAGATTGCAAGACAAGGATTGGAGCAGCTATTCAGCGAGGATCACATGACGAAAGACGAAAGCGAACAACTGGAAGAACTGCTCATGACCTGGTACCACTGGGCCAAGGCGCATCGAGAGCATCTGGGGCATAGCCGAGTGGCGCCGGGATTCCAAGGCGTCTCGGACCTGGACGGCTACGGGGATGACGACGACACCGACGCGAAGCTGAACCGGTATGTGGCGGAACAGGTCGACGTCTGCCTGAGTACGCTGCCGGTTGACCTGCGCGCCGCTGTCGGGATAAACATGCGCAACAAGGATGTGCCGAATCAGGTGTTCCGCAACCCGCGTTGCAGCCCCGATGAACAGCACCAGCGCTACCAGCAGGCAAAGGAATCACTGCTGCCCATGTTGCGCAAGCGAGACATGATCCAGGTGATCGCGTGAAGTGTTGCATTGCGTACTGGGCTAGGTACCATGCAATCCAAGTGGACGGCGCTCGTCCATAGGAATCGAAGCCTCGGCACCCGCCGGGGCTTTTTGCTTTGGAGCTGCCATGCGGTTTTCTGTAGATCGGGATGACCCTGGTTACAAGGCGTGGAAGCTGCGCGGCGGTCACAAACGCCCGATTCACGTCTTACTGAATGGAGTTCGTGTGAAGCGGGTTGTCACGGCGGATACCAAGCGGGGATTCGTCTTGGCCTACCAGGAAGATGCAGAGGGCAAAGCGATTGTGAACGCTCGTCGCACTGATGCGAAGCGCTTCCGTCAGTACGGCAACGTTGAGATTGCCTTCGGTTGATATGGTCCAGATGGTGCAAGACCGTCGCGGGTACCCGGGAAGTCTGAAGCGAGACCAGGAGCGCCGGGCTAACGGTGGATGGTGTGAGCCTGCTGAGCCTACCCAGCTCGACCGCATAGAAGCCAAGCTAGACGCTCTCCTAGAAGCTCTGGCTGATGAAGGCGAAGAGATGGAGAGGCCGGCACTCACACTGGATGGCGAGGCAGTAGGCGGCGAGCGGGACGATTCCCAGCCGCTATGAGCAGCCAACCCTGGAGCGCTTGGTACAAGACCTGGCGCTGGCAGAAGCTAAGGGAACGCCACCTAAGAGCGAATCCTCTCTGTGTGATGTGCCAGGCAGAGGGAAGAGTGACAGAGGCAAAGGTGTGCGATCACATCGAGCCGCACAAGGGTGACCCGGAGAAGTTCTGGAACGGCCCCTTTCAGTCACTATGCAAAGCGCATCATGACTCGGACAAGCAGAGGCTGGAGAAGTCCGGTCGCCGCAAGGTGCAGATAGGCACTGACGGCTACCCGGTCTCTGTTACACGAGCGGGATAAGAATAAGAACCCGAAACTTCGGCACAACCATCGGCGAAAAAATGCCGATACGGAGAGGGCTGGGGGCAAAAAAATGGCGATACGGGTAGGGGGGGAGGGGAAAATTCGAAAGCCCCTTCTCGACCAAGACCGGCCGCTCACTTAATTTCTCTCATCCGCAATTCACAAGACGAGGTAACAAATGGCTCGACCGAGGCTCCCGGCCAGCAAGGCGGAGGTCTCCGGCGCCGCTGTCCATGACCCGCAACGGTTCAAGGATCGGAAGGCTCCGAAGGGAACCCGCCCGCTTGGCGAACCCTACGTGAAGATGACCGACGAGCAGAAAGTGGCGTGGGAGGAATACCGCGCTGAACTGCCTTGGTTGAACAGTTCCCACCGACCGCTGTTGCGCCTGGCCTGTATCTGGACGGCGCGGATGGACGACGCCGATTTCGGAGTTTCGGCAACGCAGGCGCTCAGTTCGATTCTCTCGAAGCTAGGCGCGACTCCTGTTGACGAAACCAAAGTGAACCATGGCGACGGCGAAGAAGAAGACCCCGCTGACAAGTTCTTTGGCCGACCGCACTAAGGAGTACGCGGAGGCTGTAGTCGCTGGGGTGATCGTTGCCGGTCCCCATGTGCGCAACAGCTGCAAGCGGCATTTGCTGGATCTGGAGAAGGGCGGAGAGCGCGGGTTGTATTTCGACCACGCTGCCGCCGAGTACGCATTCGATTTTTTCGAGGGCGTGCTGAAGCTGTCAGAAGGTCAGTTCGAAGGCAAGGATTTCGAGCTTCACCCCAGCCAGGCGTTTATCGTCGGGTCGCTGTTCGGTTGGAAGCGGGCTGATGGGACCAGGCGGTTCCGTCGAGCCTACATCGAGCAGGGGAAAGGCAACGGTAAGTCGCCGTTGGCTGGTGGGATTGGATTGCTCGGCCTGACTGCTGACGGTGAGGCTGGCGCCCAGATTTACGCCGCCGCGGCGAAGAAAGAGCAGGCCGGCATTCTGTTCGCCGACGCCGTCAAGATGGTGAAGGCGTCGCCCAGCCTGAAGAAGCGCCTGGAGTTCTCGGGCGGGGAAGGGCGTGAATACAACATCGCCTACCACCGGAATTCGAGCTTCTTCCGGCCGGTGTCGAGGGATACCGGCAAGACGGGATCGGGGCCGCGCCCCTACTTCGTGCTGGCTGATGAGGTCCACGAGCTGCCGGACCGGAAGATCATCGAGATGCTGGAGCGGGGCTTTAAGTTCCGCCGGCAGCCGTTGCTGTTCATGATCACGAACAGCGGGTCGGATCGAAACTCGGTGGCCTGGGAAGAGCATGAACATGCGGTGAAGGTGGCGGCAGGGCACACCGAAGCGGTGAATGACCCCGTGTTTGTTGGTGAAGCCCTAGACGACAACACTTTCAGCTACGTGTGTGCGCTGGATGAGGGCGACGACCCTCTGACGGACCCGACGTGCTGGGTGAAGGCGAACCCGCTGCTGGGGGTGACGATCACCGAGACGTATTTGGCTGA includes:
- a CDS encoding phage holin family protein translates to MGRSTTAQLRDKDRHLTVSQHDTDAPILPVEQIARLREIHPERVDWVFQEATKEGDFRRSETKRVNTFVFIERVGGIVAGLSIGLYALHIAYSLAMAGHYWVASIVGGTTVLGLVSAFVIGAKRKAKQQSDPPQRK
- a CDS encoding S24 family peptidase; the protein is MTFQERIKQAFNEEAARRADAGEPRLTKTDIWKAADASSGAATHWFNGSNGMDMATCMKVAPLLRVNAQWLYDGTGPKRNGPDGAADAPVVPPTAPWPFPDISEQDVRALTPSQLSALQGALALAIAQLKLGIKVSHPAPSAAGANITPLRQHKPGGLVDMDTAEDVFPMRIGGMPPAPWDGGQTTHQAEKAAPVRISTQVGVIANVGPGEPHAANDKFEKVPELADVRLAAGDGIENQTEEQTGMIQFRRSFLKEVGADGGKARVVYAKGDSMEPVIRDGAALLVVPNENLTIRDLAAGGVYAINYDGKMIVKTVARDKLTQRWVARSFNPAYPDIPLENGHPVRVLGQVVWAGARLRDDEAGQWVRS
- a CDS encoding Cro/CI family transcriptional regulator; protein product: MDEHITDAQIIDALGGTSEVARLCEVTPGAVSQWKTEGIPKPRLMFLRLARPKVFKHLHQQARANSSVAVAS
- a CDS encoding terminase large subunit, whose product is MATAKKKTPLTSSLADRTKEYAEAVVAGVIVAGPHVRNSCKRHLLDLEKGGERGLYFDHAAAEYAFDFFEGVLKLSEGQFEGKDFELHPSQAFIVGSLFGWKRADGTRRFRRAYIEQGKGNGKSPLAGGIGLLGLTADGEAGAQIYAAAAKKEQAGILFADAVKMVKASPSLKKRLEFSGGEGREYNIAYHRNSSFFRPVSRDTGKTGSGPRPYFVLADEVHELPDRKIIEMLERGFKFRRQPLLFMITNSGSDRNSVAWEEHEHAVKVAAGHTEAVNDPVFVGEALDDNTFSYVCALDEGDDPLTDPTCWVKANPLLGVTITETYLADVVAQAKSIPGQLNGILRLHFCIWTDAETAWMTRATLDPALVEFDPKVHAGEQVWIGLDLSQNRDITALAAVTQTGVNAQNKPLFDAWIEAWTPGDTIAARELRDKIPYTVWKQQGFIHAPPGESINYRHVAQTLAEYAERYDVQLVAYDRFAFKRFEEDVAEIGLSLEFIEHPQGGLKKGKPNEAMVEAAKANQETPEGLWMPGSVRLLEDALLEGRIRLRKNPVLISAMMSAVTEEDKWGNHWLAKTRSINKIDAAVALAMAIGAASTGVLKQKTYSVFFV
- a CDS encoding winged helix-turn-helix domain-containing protein, whose product is MPPRNYTYPSILEALEERGDMTHRELTQDLKCSPVTVHANLRKLRDDGKIHICDWLPPKGKGPRTPVYRYGYGRDANKVVQSNEDRNLKKLAWVKARAMRQKLAECQANPFST
- a CDS encoding recombination protein NinB, which encodes MERQVFILSHPLARRNAAHACAVAPDGYRVEIKERTRTLDQNDLLWSILTDLSKQVDWSINGKLEKLSPEDWKDILTASLDQEHRIAEGIRGGFVMLGRRTSKMGVRKMSELINFAHSVGDERGVQWSQTSIGREA
- a CDS encoding conserved phage C-terminal domain-containing protein; the protein is MAGDWIKMRTSLLTNPKVNGIARYLEDSRDVAQSLSTGYSGTMNEIVTRNVMRHVTVSSLLVVWGAANEHTKDGVFTNADLSDIDDMVGIPGFGKAMQAVGWADFDDESYSVTLPNFTEYNTSGASRSANAKSGAERQREYRQRKKASDRDEIGDVTCDVTRDRREEKRREEKEENTLSGKPDSADPRKPESEEVKASNADAREILSHLNDRTGCSYRAVESNLSLIRARLAEGYSVADVKAVIDTKAAEWGADDEMSKYLRPETLFGARKFSGYVGQVERTAPGAGWWIKAGFGTPFEAENAGCSEKTAYLWRDGHRMEATA
- a CDS encoding toprim domain-containing protein — protein: MNAQELSQRLADDALRIAEYLLPGGKKASGEWKAGSVSGDAGGSLSVRLTGTKKGVWKDFNTGESGDLLDLWAAVRILSIGQAMAEAKAFLGIRDSMPKKDLPTYKRPAKPAAHKPKQPVRDWLMSRGLTEETIVAFQIAEQERNGKAYAVFPYLREGEFINAKYRCVSDKKDMRQEGGAEPCLFGWQLIDPKTRSVAIFEGEIDAMTGHQMGIPSLSVNAGAGNHQWLDNDWERLQRFSEIYLCYDNDEAGQKGAREVANRLGLERCKVVLFDKAKDANDYMLGGAEAADFDHCFRAARPFDPEELRPLSDFWGQVKASFWPSGDKVVDPCLTFNGTDQTWFQFRQGELSVWTGYNGHGKSLLLNQVLIGLMCQGERVCVFSGEMTPVNQGRRMTKQLTGQDRPAQAYFDHCGQWLQDKAWLFNLTGTASIDRLLEVFRYGFKRYGIRHFVIDSLMMTDVPEDGAGAMSAQKEAMRKLAGFCREFGVHLHLVAHPRKGENEKKNPGKMDVAGSSKLTDAADNVFSVWSAQKEDGEDPDTPDAKLELTKQRNGETQARSLYLFFNRQAMQFTTNPQRRPYTYVQYSGVPEMV